Genomic segment of Spirochaetota bacterium:
TTAAACCTGGCAAAGGCAATTGAGCTTGCATTAAACAATGGGAAGGATTTTTTCCCGTTTACTGACCCGGTAACCGGTAAAGTGGAACCAGTAAAACAGATTGGACCAAAAACAGGTGATCCCCGTACATTCAAAACCTTTGATGAGTTCTGGAAAGCATATGAGGTGCAGACAAGGTTTATCATAAAAAAGATTGTGGAACTGTATGAAGAATCTGAACGTATACGTGCACAGTACCATCCAACCCCATATTTATCATGCCTGGTAAAAGGCTGTGCTGAGACGGGCAAAGATATTACCCAGGGTGCTGCAGAAATAAGCTTTACCACGCTTGAAGCGGTAACCTATGCAACAACGGTGGATTCGCTTCTTGCTATTAAATATATGGTGTATGACAAAAAAGTTTGTACCATGGATGAACTAATCAGGGCACTGATGGCAAACTGGGAAGGCTATGAATATTTACAATCAATTGCAAAGAATAGAGCACCAAAATACGGACGTGATGATGACGAAGCTGATGCCATGGGACGTAAGGTTATGGAGCTATGGACTGAAGAAACCTGGAAACATAAAACACAATCAACAGGCAGGCAGTTTAGACCCGGTATGCTTTCATGGAATTACTGGGTAGGTGATGGATATATATTGCCTGCAACTCCTGATGGCAGGAAAAAGGGTCAGTTTTTATCAAATGCAATATGCCCGGTTAACGGTGCTGACATCAATGGTCCCACAGCCAATGCAAATTCTGTTGGCAAGGTATTGGGTGGCAAGGACAACCCTGGTGATTTTAAAGGATATGGTAACCTTCTTCCTAACGGTGCAAGCCATACTATCACATTTAATCCTTCAATATTAAAAGACCCTGAGCACAGGGAGAAGTTCAAAGCGTTTTTACGCGGGTATGCAATTAACGGTGGTACTGCATTGCAGATTAATATGCTTGATCCAGATATGCTGCGCGAAGCACAAAAACATCCACAGGATTATCGGCACCTGCTTGTCAGAGTAACCGGATATAACGCATACTTTGTTTCCATAGGTAAGGAATTACAGGATGAGGTTATTGCTCGCGTTTCGCATAACAGGTTTTAGGAGATAGTTATGACTATTGATTCCACTGGCATAGTACTTGAAATACAGCGCATGTCTACTGAGGATGGCCCGGGTATACGCTCTACGGTGTTTATGAAAGGCTGCCCCCTCAAATGTGTGTGGTGCCACAATCCTGAAAGTATACATCCAAAACCCCAGGTGCAATGGATTGGTGCTCGATGCATTGGATGTAAAACGTGCGTGCAAGAATGTCCCAATGGAGCACTGACATTTGATGATGGCATACATATTAATCGCAATGTGTGTAAAGGATGTGGTAGGTGTACTGAAGTATGTCCGTCAACTGCCATGGAGCTTTTAGGAAAACGGTGGAGTGCTGATTCACTGGTACAGGAGCTTTTAAAAGACAGTGCATATTTTGGCACTTCGGGTGGTGGTATTACCATTTCAGGTGGCGAAAGCACCTTCCAGGCTCATTTTGTAAAAAAGGTACTGGTGGAACTAAAACATCATGGCATTCACACTGCAATTGACACCTGTGGGATATGCAACCAGCATACGCTTGATATGTTGCTACCCCATGTTGACCTGGTATTGTATGACATAAAAGAGATGGATCCTGCTAAACACCAGGAGTTTACTGGCAAGTCAAATTATAGAGTTCTTAGCAATATTAGATATATTCTTTCATTTATGAAAGAGCATCTTTTCCCACGTGAGGTGTGGATACGCACACCGCTTATTCCGGGGAAAACAGCCCGTGATGAAAATATCGTGGCTATAGCTCATGAAATAAATGAATTGCTATCTATTAATCCAAAAGCTATTACCCGCTGGGATTTATGTGCATTTAATAATCTATGCAAGGACAAGTATACACGCTTGGGGTTACAGTGGGAACTGGCACACACGCCACTTTTAACAAAAGAAGAGCTTGATCATTTTGGAACGATAGCAAAGCAGCATTGCAGTAATGCGGCAATTGTAAAAACAAGCGGTTCAACACGTATAGAAGATGATGAAGCGCCGCTAGTAAAACCAAAGAAAAAGTTAGGATGCTGATAGATAGTATATATGGAGGTATATATATGAAAACAAGAAAATCATTTACCATTGATGAAATTGCAAGCATAAGGCCAAATGAAAAAATTGCACTTGTTGCAACAATAAATGATGAAGGGTTGCCGCATATAACGTTACTTACATCATTACTGGCACTGGATGATACACACATGGCACTGGGTGAATTTTCAAAAGGTGTAAGCAAAGAATATATAAAGAAAAATAATAACATAGGTTTTTGCATACTTACTATGGCTATGGATATGTGGCGCGGGAAGGCACGCTATACGCACAGTGCCAAGGAAGGTCCTGAGTATGAAATGTTCAATGAGTTTCCTATGTTCAGGTACAATACATACTTTGGTATCAATACTGTGCATTATTTTGATTTAATTGAGGCAAATGAAAAGGAACGCTTGCCTTTAGCAGCTATTGCCAAATCTGTTGTTGCTACTCTTTGTTCAAAATGGGCTGCAAAACAGAAAAAAGCTGAAAAGCCGCTAGATACACCAGGCTTTGAACTTTTTAACAGGCTGGATGCGCTTAAATTTGCTGCATGGATTGACAGTGATGGTTTCCCTAAAATAGTGCCGGTATTGCAGGCAAAGGCCAGCGACCCCAGTACTATAGTCTTCTCACCCTTAGCTTACCGTGATGAATTGTTGCAGTTAAAGGAAGGCACCCCGGTTGCTGTCTATGCTCTGACAGTGAAGATGGAAAATATTCTTACTCGTGGCATATTTAAGGGCTACAGGCGATATGCAGGTTTTAAGCTTGGTATGTGTGATATCAACTGGGTATATAATTCCATGCCACCGGTGCATGGCCAGATATATCCACAAATTCCACTTGAAGCGGTGAAGGATTTCTAAGACAGGTAATACGGTATATTCATTTCTTCTTTATCTTTTTATTCATCTCTTTAATGATGACATCTTTCAGTACGTACGCTTCTGCTGCATGATCAGAATCTATTTCTATGGCTTTGTTGCAATCATTCAGTGCTTTTGAATACTGCTTTTCATCAAAGTATACTTCAGCTCTATCTATCCAGTATCCAATTGATGCGGGGTTGATTTCTATTGCTTTATTATAATCCATTATTGCCTTATCATTATTACTTTTTATTGCATACCAGATATAACCGCGCCAAGAATATGCTTCAGCTTCATTGGGATTAAGGGCAATGGCCTTGTTTAAATCTTCCATGGCCTTATCATATTCTTTTTTAAAAACATACAACTCGCCACGTTCAATGTAATATGATGCTATCTCTGGATTAAGCTCTATTGCTTTATCAAGATCTTCATTGGCACAATCATACTGTGGTTTAGCAAATTTATAAGCAATGGCTCTATTATAGTAAGCTGCGGCATATTCCGGATTTAACTCAATTGCCTTATCGTAATCGCGCATTGCATTGTCATAATTTCCTTTCCTGTAATAAGCAATACCACGATAAAGGTATGCACAGGCATATTCAGGATTATGTGCGATAGTTCTGTTAAAAAATTCAATTGCCATGCTATATTTACCATTATTGTAATATTCAATACCACGTTTAAAATTCTCAAATGCTTTTTGATCAATCCCTGATGGGATAGCATTGATATTATCATCATTGCCCTGCCAGTCCCTTTTTATCATAACATTGCTACTTGCAATTATCTTCCCGGTCACAATATCAATAGCCCGAACATTGACCTCTATTTGACTGCCGGTTATATAGGTAAATGATCCTGTAACAATAACATTAACAGCCGCCAATTTTCCTAACTGCCTGGCGCTATCAGTATCAATAATTCCAGACATCTGCAATGCGTGTTCATTTAAAATTGCTTCAAGCTTATTACGCTCAACAACTGTAACATTTTTATTAACAGCAAAAAAAGTAATAATGCGTTCCTGAATTATAGAAGAAGCTGGTTGAGACTTGCCATTAGTACATGAAAATTCAATAACAGCAATAGTTTTATTTTGTAATTGTTGGCCAATACTTAACACCATGTCCTGAAGACTTTCCTGTGCAAATATTGGGTTAGATAAAAAAAAGAATACAAAGACAATCACTACAGTTTTCACTATTTTCATAGAACATCCTTCAAAGTGTTATTGATGATATTTAGTATACTATTCATTGAAATGATAACAAAATTTTCAATAATTATTCCTAAATGTGGAAATTTGAATAAAATATAAAATAGTGTACACCCGGGGCCGTCTCAAAAAGAAACGGTAGGGCATGCAATGGCGTGAGCGCAATGTCATTGCGAACGAAGTGAAGCAATCTCAATGCCCCTCAAAAGCAAGATTGCTTCGTCACTTCGTTCCTCGCAATGACAGGAAGGCAAAAGTCATTGCAAAGAGGTGTCTTTTGGGACACCCACGGTGTACACTATATTCATTATGAAATTTTTAAGGAATTATTGCTACAAAATTTTTATAATTTTTGCATTAATACCATCTTTATAAATAAGAAAAATGCAATTATTAAAGCAAAAAAAGATCTAGTCATATAGAACATTTTTCTGCTTTTACTCTAAAAGCGAATCCCTTAAACAGCCATTTCCCTATAAGCAAAGTAGTTCCCTTATGATGAAGGGAAGAAGAATATAAACATAAAACAAGTATTTATGTATAATAATTTCACCAGGCCGTGAATGTTACTCGCTTGAACTATTTTTTATTTGACAACCATATATTTATACCTTATATTACTTATAAATACCATAAAACTATTCCTTCATTCACCCACAGATAGAAAGTAAAATAAATCACGAGGGTAGCCATGAAAACAATAAACACATGTTTACTATTGATTTTTTCTTTAATGCTATTAATACCATTAGGCTGCAGCAATGACAATAATACTGCAATTGTGGTAATCAATTTAGGATTGACTCAACAGGCACATCATTTTCCATTTTTTGATAAAATTCTACATTTTTTGATGTCACCTGTATATGCAGCACCACCAACAAATATAAGTGATATAACTGTTACTATTACAGCTTCAGATTTTTCACCTATTACAAAAAACTATTCACCGCCGTTTGGTGTTTTTAAAATAGAAGTTCCTTCAGGAATACAGCGTACCATAGAAGTTTTAGCTAATACTCCTTCAGCCACTCTGCGTGGTGTTGCCATTGTTGATCTAGAACCAGGAGAGCAGTCAGTAGATATATACATGCATTTATATCAGACAAAAATTATAATACCTGATTATAATAATTATAGGCTTGTTCAGATTGATGATATGGATGGGAGCGGGTTTATTGCAATAAATGCTGGCAGTATCGGATTTAGCGGAACCTTTGCACCCTATGATGTGGATTTTGATGATATTGGGAGAATATATATTGCCAATTATGCTTCAGGTTATGAAAATATTATTCGCATTAATGATGCCACTTCATCATCATCTGTAGTAATAAATACTGCTGACTTTGAAATTAGTACTGTTGCAGTTGATAGAATAAGAAATTATATATATTTTGCTGATTGGCAAACATTATACAGATGTAACCTTGATGGGAGTAATTTAAAGCAAGATTTTGATACTGGCAGCATGACCTATTTTGAAGCTATTTCAGTTGATGATAATGGCAATCTATTCATATCATGTTACTATCCATCTGATTATTCTATTGTTAAGTTTAATCCAAACATAGGAAATGGTCAAATAATTGCACATTCCCCTTTGGTAAGCTATAAATATTGGGATGTTATTTTCAAAAATGCTCAATGCATTGCTGCATACGATGATACGAGTGGTTTAAATGATGCTATAGTAATTCTTAATACATCAAACTTAACTATTGTAAACCAATATGGAACAGGAACAACAAACTCAAATCCATTGCCCGGTCAGTTCTGGGGCCCACGCAGATTTGTTGCCATATTGAATGAAAATTTTTATCTAATTGATGAAGGTGTGGGGGATAATCTTGTTTCATTTTCCAATCTAAATTTTGAAAATTGGCAACGATATGCTGACAGCTTTACTTTTTTTTCATATTGTTAATGTGTGAATATAATTTTTTATACATCCGGCATTTCAGGTACAGGACGCCTGATAACAGGTATTGCTATTTATAATGCATTACAGCGCAGAAATATTGATTGTACCTTTACAATGATAACTCATAGTACCTCTGGATGCCTTGCAGAAGAATTAGGCATTGAACATGTGTACCTGCCTCTTGAAAATGAAGCTCAACTTTCAAAAAAGCATTATCATACTTCACTATTATATCATACACTTTCAGTACTTAAACCTGATGTTTTAATTGTGTATTTACAATGGTTTACTGTCTGTGAATTTTTGGATGAGTTACCATGCAAAAAGATATTTTTAGTACGTCAGATTGATAAACGATTTTTTAATATTGAAACACCAGAAAACTATTATGAATTTAATCCACGACAGTATTCATCTATTATTTCCATTGAACCATATGATCATCCTTTTGAGGTAATGCACATCAATCCAATAATAATCAAAAATCCTGATGAAATTTTACCAGCTCATAGTGCCAAACAAAAACTAAATGTACCAGATGATAAACCCGTTTGCTGTATATCGATAAGCGGATATGAATCAGAATCCGAAATATATAATAAGTATTATGATGAAAATATACGAAAGAAATATTATTGTATCACTTCAAGTAATTATAATACTGATTTGCTTTTTCCCATTGTTGACTATTTCAATGCCTTTGATCTTGTTATATGTGGTGCAGGATATAACTCATTCTGGGAAACAAGATTTTTTAACAAGAAAGCAATAACAATACCATTTAAACGAGTTTTTGAGGATCAGTTTTATAGAGTTAATAATTTTTCAGAATTTACTTTTTCAACAAATGGTGCCGACCAGTTTGTTGATATTATATTGTATATTTGATAATTAATATAAATTAAGAAAATC
This window contains:
- a CDS encoding glycyl-radical enzyme activating protein; protein product: MTIDSTGIVLEIQRMSTEDGPGIRSTVFMKGCPLKCVWCHNPESIHPKPQVQWIGARCIGCKTCVQECPNGALTFDDGIHINRNVCKGCGRCTEVCPSTAMELLGKRWSADSLVQELLKDSAYFGTSGGGITISGGESTFQAHFVKKVLVELKHHGIHTAIDTCGICNQHTLDMLLPHVDLVLYDIKEMDPAKHQEFTGKSNYRVLSNIRYILSFMKEHLFPREVWIRTPLIPGKTARDENIVAIAHEINELLSINPKAITRWDLCAFNNLCKDKYTRLGLQWELAHTPLLTKEELDHFGTIAKQHCSNAAIVKTSGSTRIEDDEAPLVKPKKKLGC
- a CDS encoding FlgO family outer membrane protein — its product is MKIVKTVVIVFVFFFLSNPIFAQESLQDMVLSIGQQLQNKTIAVIEFSCTNGKSQPASSIIQERIITFFAVNKNVTVVERNKLEAILNEHALQMSGIIDTDSARQLGKLAAVNVIVTGSFTYITGSQIEVNVRAIDIVTGKIIASSNVMIKRDWQGNDDNINAIPSGIDQKAFENFKRGIEYYNNGKYSMAIEFFNRTIAHNPEYACAYLYRGIAYYRKGNYDNAMRDYDKAIELNPEYAAAYYNRAIAYKFAKPQYDCANEDLDKAIELNPEIASYYIERGELYVFKKEYDKAMEDLNKAIALNPNEAEAYSWRGYIWYAIKSNNDKAIMDYNKAIEINPASIGYWIDRAEVYFDEKQYSKALNDCNKAIEIDSDHAAEAYVLKDVIIKEMNKKIKKK
- a CDS encoding glycosyltransferase; the protein is MNIIFYTSGISGTGRLITGIAIYNALQRRNIDCTFTMITHSTSGCLAEELGIEHVYLPLENEAQLSKKHYHTSLLYHTLSVLKPDVLIVYLQWFTVCEFLDELPCKKIFLVRQIDKRFFNIETPENYYEFNPRQYSSIISIEPYDHPFEVMHINPIIIKNPDEILPAHSAKQKLNVPDDKPVCCISISGYESESEIYNKYYDENIRKKYYCITSSNYNTDLLFPIVDYFNAFDLVICGAGYNSFWETRFFNKKAITIPFKRVFEDQFYRVNNFSEFTFSTNGADQFVDIILYI